One Hordeum vulgare subsp. vulgare chromosome 4H, MorexV3_pseudomolecules_assembly, whole genome shotgun sequence DNA window includes the following coding sequences:
- the LOC123450554 gene encoding protein disulfide-isomerase-like — protein MSLLEEEAMAEEVVTAEATYPEDVLTLHVDNFDDAIAKHPFILVEFYAPYLKFFEGLKVLGLGFHRVQIYTVWTLQVYKSLAREYEKVAHLLSKHDPAIVLAKVDANDEMNKLLAGKYEVHGFPTLKILRNRGKNIQEYKGLREAKGIIEYSKKQVGPASKEIKAPKDATYLEDNKIHIVGVFMEFSGTGFTNFLEVAEKLRSDYDFGHIMHANHLPRGDAAVERPLVRLFKTFNELVVDSKDFVVSALEKLIDASSTLKVVTFDKNPDNHPYLLKFFQSNAPKMRCHTYA, from the exons ATGTCGCTGCTGgaggaggaggccatggcggaggaggttgTCACCGCGGAGGCCACGTACCCCGAGGACGTGCTCACCTTGCATGTCGACAACTTCGACGACGCCATTGCCAAGCACCCCTTCATCCTTGTCGAGTTCTACGCCCCAT atttGAAGTTCTTCGAGGGTTTAAAGGTTCTTGGGTTGGGATTTCACCGTGTCCAAATTTATACT GTGTGGACACTACAAGTCTACAAGAGCCTGGCACGAGAG TATGAGAAGGTGGCGCACCTGTTGAGCAAGCACGACCCAGCGATTGTTCTTGCTAAGGTTGATGCCAACGATGAGATGAACAAGCTTCTTGCGGGCAAGTACGAGGTCCATGGCTTCCCTACCCTTAAGATCCTCAGGAACAGAGGAAAGAACATTCAGGAATACAAGGGGCTCAGGGAGGCTAAGGGAATTATTGAGTACTCAAAGAAGCAGGTCGGCCCTGCTTCCAAGGAGATCAAGGCACCTAAAGATGCCACTTACCTTGAAGACAACAAGATCCacatt GTTGGTGTGTTCATGGAATTCAGCGGCACTGGGTTTACAAACTTCCTTGAGGTTGCTGAGAAGTTGCGGTCTGATTATGACTTTGGCCACATTATGCATGCCAACCATCTCCCACGTGGTGATGCAGCAGTGGAGAGGCCATTGGTTAGGCTATTCAAGACATTTAATGAGCTCGTTGTTGATAGCAA GGATTTTGTTGTTTCTGCTTTGGAGAAATTGATTGATGCTAGCAGCACCCTCAAAGTTGTTACTTTTGATAAGAACCCTGACAACCATCCTTACCTCCTAAAATTCTTCCAGAGCAATGCTCCCAAG ATGAGATGCCATACTTATGCATAA